The genomic segment AGGCGTTGCTTCTATATGCCAAAACAGGCATCCTCGTGGCCACAGCCCCCTTCATTCCTTTATGGTTTGTCACTGCTTAAGGTGTTGAGGAGATCGATATCACTTCGAAGGACAGTGTAAACggaaggagaggagagggggtgcAACGCAGTTGCCCTGTCATTtctttcctctctctgtgtgactcTGAAAAGATTCATCCATGATAGGAGGAGATCCATCACTTAAAAGTTCCATCTTCCATCTGTTCCTGCACTCCTTTCCCAGAGAGTTTCGGGACACTGGACAAAAGAACAGCACTAGGTGAATCAGAATTGCACGCGGGGCTGGAAGAATTGCAGGTAGGGAtgtccagcacacagcacagggcCAGGCGGCAGGGTGTGCGGTTCAGTGCGGGCAGCCAGTGGCCTCACACTCTTGCCTCGTGCTGGCGGGACGGACCCTCTCGTAGAAGAGCAAGTAGGCGTTGGAGGAGAGCACCTCCTGCAGGCTGGACTTGCGCACTGAGTCATCGGACACCCACAGCCACTGGCTGCTGAAGGCGAGGGGGTTCCTGGGGGACGGGGGGCCGCGGCGGTACGTGACAAAGTGTCCTGAGTGCATGTCTCCGTGGTGGACCAACACAGCTGTCAGCCGGAACAGGTACACAGAAGAGCTGTGGGAAAACACACATCGTGCAGAGTGTCTGCATTTCATTTGCTTTAATGGTTATATGAAATAACTGCCAGCATGGCAATTTTTTGACAGATCAAAATTTACTCCGTTTTACCTTCTGTCCAAATTTGAAATGAATCTCCAGCATTTTCCATCACTGCTATGGATGGCATTCCGTTTCCTCTACACCTATACTCACCAGGCAGCAGGCAGGCTCATTTTCCTTCTCTAGCTCATTGTTCCTCCCCATAACAGTGGCAGCTATGTGACCAGATCTTCAGTTGTCACTGTATTTTTCGGAGAAGTTCCACTCACCTGCAGTCAAACACTGCTGGGAACTGGGAGCTCAAAGCTGGGGAGTTCAGAATCAAAGCTGAGCATGCTCCGTTGGGCACCAGCTTTCTATTGTTGCGCAAGCGTTCTGTCTCTGAAAATTGAAAATCTGTTTTAGTCTCTCTTTTCTATGCTCATCCGATGGAACAGAAGCTAATGCAGAGCTGATAACAGTCGGCGAGATTGAGACGCCGTTACCTGAACCCCTGGGGGAGCTCTTTTCCTGAGCTTCTGCGGGGCTGTCCCCTCTGGCCGGCCGGTTGGTCCGGTTGGGCTGGCGGGACCTCAGGCTGGGCGCCCGGTGCTTGTAGCAGTCCAGGGACAGGAACTCGGCGAACTGCACGTGCTCCTGCCGCTTGAGGGGCCTGCCCTGGTGGGACCAGGTGAGCCGCTGGAGGTGGATGCAGAGGCACTGGGGAAGCTGAACGGGAGACGCACGAGGAGAGGACGATTAACGGGGATTCACCCATCAgggcccccccccccatctccaTTGTGACCACACATGTACTCTAGAGGAAGTGGACTGCACTTCCCAGCAAGCATTCTCTAGAGGGAGTGGACTGCACCTCCCAGCATGCATTCTCTAGAGGGAGTAGACTGCACTTCCCAGCATGCATTCTCTAGAGGGAGTAGACTGCACTTCCCAGCAAGCATTCTCTAGAGGGAGTAGCTGCACTTCCCAGCATGCATTTTCTAGAGGGAGTAGACTGCACTTCCCAGCAAGCATTCTCTAGAGGGAGTAGACTGCACTTCCCAGCATGCATTTCGCAAAACGGGTTCGATTTCTGCCTATTTAATCACTAAATTTGTATCCCAAACACCCCAGAGAGTTTAAATGATTCCAAACATCATCATTTCACCATCTCATTTTCTCTGGAGGGCTTGGCACGTCCGCAGGAATGGCTACGacacagaggtactgtatgccACAACAGTGACAAATTCTAATATTATTTTGCGTGCACAACCAGTTTATCTcataagttttgtttttttactgaacTGCACCTCTACGATTTGGGGCGTACAGAGGAGTTACAAATGTATTTCCCCTTTATAACGTTTTTAGGTTTACAACGCAAGTGGAATCTTCTGAGCAGATCTGTGGAGTCTGAAGCCTTTCCTTAGCGTGACTCTCAAGTAGAAAATGGAAATGAGATTCTCAGTGAGGGAATCTGGTCTACTGTTTCCTTTGTGGTCATCCTGTAAATGTGTGAAAGAAATCGATGCCAACGCATTTACTGATCACGTTTCAGATAGTAGTCCACTCATTTTATACTTAAAAGCTTAAATATTACTCATTTTTGCTTTCCAGGCACAGTACACAGAGCTACAAAGCGCATCTGTCTGTAGAACGTATAGGTTGGGGATCTGAAAGAACAAATTGGCACCAACCTTGCCCAACTTCAGCTGCTTGATGAAGGTTGTCCTCTGGTTTTCCATAAGCTGTCCATTCAGCATGCCACCAGCCTGGATCTAAAGCAGACCAGCCAACACAGTgtaaacagcagagcaacagcATGCTTTCTGCTTGCGCTGAGGAGCATTCCTGCCAAAGACCTATGCATCCTTCTTAACATCATGTATGTCCCCTCGATGGCCTGTGACATTAGAAGCTGCAATGCCAGACCCAAGTAAATCAGCAAATTTCTGCTTCACCTTCTCCCAGATAACCAAGATGGCAGACAGGAACACAGGATATCCGCCCTGAACTTTGCAGATACTGTTTATGATCTACTATAATGTTCCACAAACCCAGAGCCTGAAGGGAGGGCAACCAACAGACCTGGGACCCCCAGAGATTTATTTTCTCCCACTTGGAGAGTTTTCACTTTGGTCTGTGCCTGCATGGCCAGCAAGCTAATCTGTGAAGTGCACTGtggaaaactgtaacaaagagcaCTGTAGCCAATAAAATATTGATTCAtaaaaatcaatcaataaaCAGCATAATTCTTAAAATACCAAATGATACATTAAAGTCTCAAGCATATAGCACCTTCAAATTAATAGTGCAAAGACTTACTCAAGCAAATCGGAAGACGACTGTGGAAGTGTAATTACTTGTACAATCCTGCTAAAACGATCCATCACACTAAATCCATATTAGATGatttatttgtacatttaaaGTAGAAGCCTTAAAGTGTTTGTGCTGAAAATATAGATGGCTCCAACTTACCTTTGTGCAGTTCTCACACTCCACTTCTTTGATGGTCTCAGAGGAGATGAAATGTTGGAGACAATGGTCAAGAGTTATGGGATGACCCTGAAGGATATACTTGATCAGTTTCACGTGAAAATGCATTCTACTCCACAGTCACACTAGAGAAAGGCTTTAAACTCTACATCAATTTGGCTTTTGCAAACATttcctaaaaatgttttaaaaaatctgcagCATATTAATTAACATGATTGTAACATTAAAGATAAGTCAAAAACCCTATTAGAAATATTGATTTGCTCAGCTTCTTAGCAATTTTCTAGTCGAGTGctagaaaaaagaaatatctaaagatttttttaaatttaaacacctCCTTCTGtgcttattttataatataacatAATGACTAGGCATCGGGCATAATATATGTATCCAACCAGACTGAATCAATAGCACTAGTGAATATATTATTGACAATATCCCAAGTCCGTGTGCATACCCAGGGTGCTGAAGGGATGGAGAGAGATAAGCTGTCGAAAGAATCATACCGGACAGGGCTCTGCaatggagaaaaaacacacgtagagttttaaataaaacagggTAAATGTTATCGAACATATTTATAAATCAGCGTTAAGAATCATATCTCAGAATTGAACTCACTCATCAATGAATCAGCTACTTCAGCCTAAAAACACTGATCGCAGAAATGTATAGGAATGATAAAAGGCACTTCAACCATAAACTCCATTTCATTTAATGGAGTTTAATGAAACTCCATTAAATTAACTCcaactatgaattggcttcattactctgctctcctccccactgatagctgatgtgtggtgagcgttctggtgcactatggctgccgtagcatcatccaggtagatgctgcacattggtggtggtggaggggagtccccattacctgtaaagcgctttgagtggagtgtccagaaaagtgctatataagtgtaggcaattattattattatttagtttGTGGCTGAAGTGCACTGTGGGTAAGAGGGGCCAAATCCAGCCCAACCATTGAACCACCAAACAGGTGAGATGGGCTTGTCTCGTTTGtaaatgttcttttgttttcGTGGGGAGGGAGCAGTCTGTCATGAGCTGGAGAGGCTATTTCCTTTCCTCTGCGCCAGCATTTCACTCGGTAAGACAGCACTGTATCAGTCACCTGCTGTTCACAGCGCTTGCACACCATGTTGCTCGTCAGCCGTCCATGAAAAGGGTGTTGGGATTTCCAAGGGTTCGGCAAAGGATGCAGAGGCCCTGCAGGGGCAGAGCATTATTATGAGCGGGGTTCTGCTGCCTCGTACGGGGCTCTTCATAATTTCACAGTCATTCTTTTCTTCCATTCCTGCGTGAATGACAAAGCTAGGTTGTCATAAAAATGACAGGGGGATTTTATTTCTTACTGTGGATTTTAAAAGGCAGCTGTTTCAGACTACACGAAAGCTGGGGCCAAAATTAAATTCCGACAGAGTCCTCTAACTCTTCAACAGTCCTGACAGCTCTGGGCGACTAGCATGTCCTTCATGTACTCCTTCCACAAATCACATAACCTCCTTGTAAACAGAAACAAGATGCTGTATTATCTTACAAAGGAAACCGTTCCAGGTTAGGATGCGTGCTTAAGAGTCACACAATGACAATGCAcccttaatattaatattaattcgcTCATGTCCTATGACTGCACTATGGCGGAGGGGGCCATCTCACTACCTCTTGTTGACTTTTGACAGCTGACTCCCTGGAGTGCTGTGACAGGATATGAGCTAATGAATATTCACACCTACAATGCGATGTAGTCTTGCATGCACTATCAGCCAGTCAAGTTGAGCGCTCAAGTGGAATCATGCCCAATCGCTCTGTTTCCGCACAGGTTAGGATTTTCGATGGCCTGGGATGTTGCAAACATCCTTCATGTGCTGCAAAATGTTCGACTCACCACGGCTTCTGCAGGTGACTTTCCTCTCATTCTGCTCTGGGGGACTCTGTGAAATGAATCACAGGCACTGAGAtcagtgacaaaaaaaaaacaactaccaAACGATTGTCTAGATGGGCCAGATGGCCTCTGGTTTGCAACTGATCTTAAACTGTTCTTAAAACACGACTTGAAAGAAACACCTTCCTTCATTGTTAACATCTGAAAAAGATTAACACTTCTAGGAACATTTTTTAGCCTGTTCTGCTCTTACTGACGTGTCCCAAGATAGAACACAACATAATTCCTTAGAaagagttatttaaaaaaacatgtcctGTCATCCTTAGAGCCTGGGTAAGTATTACGTTTGTACAGAATTCCCATTGTCTCAACAGTGGTCAGGAGACACAGAATGATCCCATCTTGGCTAAACCTGCAAGCTCATCCCGGCAGGAAGAAGGCGATTCAGAGCCTGACCTCCAGGGAATGGATGTCAAAGAGGTGGGTGACGCGGGGCTGTCGGTCTCGCTCCTCTTCCAAAGAGGACGTGAGAACGTGGAAGAGCTCGTGGGCATCCTGGGGAGGAAAAAGAGAGGCGGGAGGGTCACGTTCTACAATGAAAAGAACTTAATCCATGTGGTGAGAGTGCAGAACGTTCTCTGCAGAAGAGAGCAGTCATGGCAGATGACTAAAGCTTAAAAAGGTCCCTGAATTGCTCATTTGTAATGCAGTTTCATTTTTctctaaattaaatataaatgtcatattttGCCTACTGTACTGACAGATTTCCGTTAGTGATTGGTTTAATCTAGATTATATACATAGTCCTTTGGACACATGAACCACTGTGCTCTATAGTAGCAAAGAAGtgtttgagaaaaataaaactggacCCATAAATGGGGTCAAACTGCTGTCTATCATGCTCAGCGCATTGTTTCAGTGCTTCAGTTAACCACAAAACTGCTTCCAAGCCTCATGAAAATACGTTGCggttcaaagaaaaacaatttgtgTCGCACAACGTCTTCAAAAAGCATGTCCGTTATTGTCATTATGACTAGCCAAGCAGAAGCCCCATAAAGCCAGACTGTCATGTAATGgcttaattaatcaattaatcaattaactgCCCTAACCTGCTCTTCGAAGGAGCTGATCTGCCATCTGTACGACCTGAGGACATCCAGGAGACACCCCGCATCCAGAACATCATCCTCCGTGGCCTCGTGACTAGAGAGAGCTACAGATGTAACACAGAACATTAAAACGGGCCCTTACAATAAACCAAGCTTGGAAAGCGCATCAAATACTGTCTATATTTATCATCACTTTCACACTAGGCTCTCTGCAGAAGGAAGACAGCGGCTCTTCTCTTGAATTCAGCAATTTTTCAAATGACAGCactagttttaaataatttatattattcaTAAAGTAACATAAAATGAGTCCTACCCCTGATTAGATTTGcacatttttacagaaaaaagatattaaGTTCTATGATCTGCAATTTATGGATAGAGAACTGAAAATCACACTGCCTGAGTAAGCTATTTATTCACAATTTTCAAagaatgtgttgtttttatcaATACATTATACGCAGATATTTGACACATGTCAGATCAGCCTCGTATAATAAGACATTCCACCCTCCACAGCACAGATT from the Lepisosteus oculatus isolate fLepOcu1 chromosome 22, fLepOcu1.hap2, whole genome shotgun sequence genome contains:
- the LOC102695173 gene encoding ubiquitin carboxyl-terminal hydrolase 30 isoform X4, with amino-acid sequence MMKNWGVIGGIAAALAAGVYILWGPITERKKRKKGMVPGLLNLGNTCFMNSLLQGLAACPSFIKWLEEITGRSGLDQNQQERELQLSKTLLHLLKALSSHEATEDDVLDAGCLLDVLRSYRWQISSFEEQDAHELFHVLTSSLEEERDRQPRVTHLFDIHSLESPPEQNERKVTCRSRGPLHPLPNPWKSQHPFHGRLTSNMVCKRCEQQSPVRYDSFDSLSLSIPSAPWGHPITLDHCLQHFISSETIKEVECENCTKIQAGGMLNGQLMENQRTTFIKQLKLGKLPQCLCIHLQRLTWSHQGRPLKRQEHVQFAEFLSLDCYKHRAPSLRSRQPNRTNRPARGDSPAEAQEKSSPRGSETERLRNNRKLVPNGACSALILNSPALSSQFPAVFDCSSSVYLFRLTAVLVHHGDMHSGHFVTYRRGPPSPRNPLAFSSQWLWVSDDSVRKSSLQEVLSSNAYLLFYERVRPASTRQECEATGCPH
- the LOC102695173 gene encoding ubiquitin carboxyl-terminal hydrolase 30 isoform X2 produces the protein MQCRTEAADKLVREFLRTGSTVRNKMMKNWGVIGGIAAALAAGVYILWGPITERKKRKKGMVPGLLNLGNTCFMNSLLQGLAACPSFIKWLEEITGRSGLDQNQQERELQLSKTLLHLLKALSSHEATEDDVLDAGCLLDVLRSYRWQISSFEEQDAHELFHVLTSSLEEERDRQPRVTHLFDIHSLESPPEQNERKVTCRSRGPLHPLPNPWKSQHPFHGRLTSNMVCKRCEQQSPVRYDSFDSLSLSIPSAPWGHPITLDHCLQHFISSETIKEVECENCTKIQAGGMLNGQLMENQRTTFIKQLKLGKLPQCLCIHLQRLTWSHQGRPLKRQEHVQFAEFLSLDCYKHRAPSLRSRQPNRTNRPARGDSPAEAQEKSSPRGSETERLRNNRKLVPNGACSALILNSPALSSQFPAVFDCSSSVYLFRLTAVLVHHGDMHSGHFVTYRRGPPSPRNPLAFSSQWLWVSDDSVRKSSLQEVLSSNAYLLFYERVRPASTRQECEATGCPH
- the LOC102695173 gene encoding ubiquitin carboxyl-terminal hydrolase 30 isoform X1; amino-acid sequence: MQCRTEAADKLVREFLRTGSTVSIQEHTQCAQNCSRNKMMKNWGVIGGIAAALAAGVYILWGPITERKKRKKGMVPGLLNLGNTCFMNSLLQGLAACPSFIKWLEEITGRSGLDQNQQERELQLSKTLLHLLKALSSHEATEDDVLDAGCLLDVLRSYRWQISSFEEQDAHELFHVLTSSLEEERDRQPRVTHLFDIHSLESPPEQNERKVTCRSRGPLHPLPNPWKSQHPFHGRLTSNMVCKRCEQQSPVRYDSFDSLSLSIPSAPWGHPITLDHCLQHFISSETIKEVECENCTKIQAGGMLNGQLMENQRTTFIKQLKLGKLPQCLCIHLQRLTWSHQGRPLKRQEHVQFAEFLSLDCYKHRAPSLRSRQPNRTNRPARGDSPAEAQEKSSPRGSETERLRNNRKLVPNGACSALILNSPALSSQFPAVFDCSSSVYLFRLTAVLVHHGDMHSGHFVTYRRGPPSPRNPLAFSSQWLWVSDDSVRKSSLQEVLSSNAYLLFYERVRPASTRQECEATGCPH
- the LOC102695173 gene encoding ubiquitin carboxyl-terminal hydrolase 30 isoform X3, with product MDGSIQEHTQCAQNCSRNKMMKNWGVIGGIAAALAAGVYILWGPITERKKRKKGMVPGLLNLGNTCFMNSLLQGLAACPSFIKWLEEITGRSGLDQNQQERELQLSKTLLHLLKALSSHEATEDDVLDAGCLLDVLRSYRWQISSFEEQDAHELFHVLTSSLEEERDRQPRVTHLFDIHSLESPPEQNERKVTCRSRGPLHPLPNPWKSQHPFHGRLTSNMVCKRCEQQSPVRYDSFDSLSLSIPSAPWGHPITLDHCLQHFISSETIKEVECENCTKIQAGGMLNGQLMENQRTTFIKQLKLGKLPQCLCIHLQRLTWSHQGRPLKRQEHVQFAEFLSLDCYKHRAPSLRSRQPNRTNRPARGDSPAEAQEKSSPRGSETERLRNNRKLVPNGACSALILNSPALSSQFPAVFDCSSSVYLFRLTAVLVHHGDMHSGHFVTYRRGPPSPRNPLAFSSQWLWVSDDSVRKSSLQEVLSSNAYLLFYERVRPASTRQECEATGCPH